The DNA segment CTCCTTGCTGCTTCATCACCCCCGGCTCCTGGCAGGCCATCTTGGTGGCAGCCAGCTGCGCCACGTCGATCCGGCTGCCGGAGACGCTGTAAGAGCCAAAGTACGTATTACACCCCGAAGACCCTCTCACCTGGCCATTTTCAAAGGAAAGAGTCAACCTAGTGCCGGCCACGGCCTTCTGCCCGAGGCATTCCGTCACCACCCACAGGGTCCCCTTCAGCGGATCGGATGGCGCCTCGCGCCGGCATGCGATGATGGTCAAGAGCAGCAAGCCTCGCAAGAACAATAGGTAGCGGCGCTTCTTCTCCACAGGACCTCCTTCCGCACCCCGTCTCGCCAACAGGACGCCCAGACGCACCTGTGGTGTACGCCGTTGGGCGGCGATGCGAGGCCTGTCAGGCGACTACAATCGGACGCGCTCCCTGGTCAGCAGCTCCGCCTCCGCCATCGCCTCCGCCCGGATGTCGATGGGGAAGCGTCCGTGCAGCGGGCTGAGTCTGGCGCCCAGCGCACTCGCGCGCCAGAAGAGACGTGCCAGCGGCTTCATCAACCCGCTCAACTCGGCGGCTCGTTTCAGCTCGGCCAGGGTGTCATCGTCCCATCCCCCAAACAGACTGTAGAAGAAGGCATACAACGGGAAAGAAGGCAGAATGCCGATCAGGAAGATCAGCACGCTGGTGATTGGATCGCGCTGCCAGATCATCCCGCCGAGCCAACGCAAGACCGCATAGTGCGCCAAGCCCGCCAGCAGCGGCGCGCCCAGCGACTGCCAGAAGTAAAAACGCTGTGGGAAGCATTGCTGCCCGTCGACAAAGTAGGCCACCACGTCCTTGGCCAACAGTCCGATGAAGTAGGCGATGATCAGAGCACTGATCTGGAACCGTTGGAGCAACAGCAGGGCCAGAATGATGCGCACCATCTGCTCACCAGCCACGAGAATCGACTTCAGGTGGGGTCTGTTCGCCGCGAGCTGCACGTTGTCGCCCACCCACGACGGATACTGCACCGCTCCCCACACGATCAAGGGACCGGCATAGGCGGCTGCCCGGACAAACTCGGGTCCGCTGGCACCGATGATGAACCGGTCTGCGACCGCCAACAGCACCGAGCCGATGAACGCGCTGATCAAACCGCCCCATTTGTAGGCCATCGCCGCATAGTACTGGCTCAGTTTCTTGCGCGCCTGCGAGATGGCCTCAGAAATGGACGGCATCAGGTTGTTGTAAAGCGTGGCGACCACCTGGTAGGCAAAGATAAAGTTCTGCGCAATGCCCCAGTTGCCCCACACCTCGGCATAGTTGACCAGCCGTCCCTGGGTGATGAGAATCTCTACCGCTTGCCCCAGGCTCCAGGCCACGGAGCCAAGCATCTCAAACACCCCGAAGCGGAAGGAGCTCTTGACCGTGGCCCAGTCAAAGTGGGCCATAAACAGCAAGCCCGACCGATGTCCGAGCCGCCGATAGAGCCAGATGCCCACGAGAAAGTTCAACGCCTGGGCAGCGTAGGCGGCCAGCCCCAGGCCGATCAGGCCGGAAGTGGTGGTACCCAGGACCGGGTTGTTGCGGCCGAGCATCACCGCCAGGGTCACTACCACCGGCTGGGTGACGATCGGCGCCAGCACGTAAAAGCCGGTGTCCAGTACCTGCGCATAGTCAAAGCGTTGCCAGCCGGTGAAGGCATAGCGATATAGCTCGAGGAAGCCCGGAATCTGGATGAAAGTATGGACGATCACGCTCCACGAATAGAGCGCGTAGGCATTTCGAGGCAGCACCGTGCTTCCAATCCACACAAACAGCGCTACCTGCACCGCGCCCGAGAGTGCCTGCCACCAGACATAGACCTGGCCGTATAGTATCCCTCTTCTTGGATCGCGCACGCGGTATTCAGACAGGTACTTGACAAAGGCGGTGCTCGTGCCCACGTCAAAGAGATTCCAGATCAAGGTGAAAAACTGCACTACCCGGCCCCAGATGCCCAGCGCCTGGGCCGACGGCAGGATGTAGACCGGCAGAATGAGGTTCTGGTAGACGATAAGCGGAATGAAGCTGATCAGCCCGAGCATCAATGCCAGAAGAAAACCACCCAGTGGGCGGTGAAAGCCGACCTCTTCCCAGTCAGTACCCGCCTCCCGTGTTTCATAGTCCCGGCGGTTGGCTACCAGCGAGTCCAGCGCCTCCGGGTGAGCGAGGCTGTAGCGGCGCACCAGCACAAAGGCCAGCCCGGATAGCAGGAGCATCGCTGCCAGGCCGGAATAGAGGACCGTGCGTTCGCGCTGGTGCGGCACGGGCGCGCCGGCATAGTCGGCAAAGGCCAGCGGCCTACGTCCCGCTGCCCGCCAGGTGGCCTGGTAGACAAAGTACTTGAAGTAGGCCCAGTCTTGAAGCTGCGGGTTGTTCTCAGCCAGAAAGCCGCAAAACACAAAGTCGGTCCGCTCGGCAGCCTCGTGCCTGGCCAGCACCAGCGAATGGTCCTCATAGCCAACGACCAGCGGATTGAGGGCCCACGTTGAAGCCGCGCACAGAGCACGCTCACGGATCTGCGGAGCGCCGTTCCACACGATGCCAGCCAGCAGCGGGTCTGACGCCTGGGGGGCCGGGATCAGGCTGAGAGCTTGATCACTGCTGCCCAGGCGAAGAGGGAAACCCAGCACGACCTCTGCGTCGGCCTCTCTGACCTCAGGCCCAAGCAGCAGCACCACACCAGTGTGTCCCCGTACGCCAGCGGCGATGCTTTTCGGGTCAGGAACCGTGCCGTTGAGAACGACGGCGTCGGCATCCGCCGGGCGAGAGACGAACTCGGCTCCCGCCAGCTCCAGTGCTGAACGCACCGCGCCAGTGGGCCCAGCGTAGTAGACGCGCAGGGGGGGCTCGGCCGCGACAGGAGAAGCCGCGGCGAGAAGTAGGAGAACAAGAAGCAGGGTAGCAGACCATCTGCGCATGGCGGCTCCTCTTGCTGCCTTGACTGGTAGACGAAGCGATTATGCCACAGGCGCCGGTGTGGGTCAACGATGCATCACCGCGGACGCATGAAATCCGCACCAATGGAACCTTGCGTAGCCAGGCAATCAGAGCTCGACCCCGTTGGCCTCGATGACCCGCCTGAACCACCAGCCGCTTTCCTTGACCGTTCGCTGCTGAGTGGCCCAGTCGATGTAGATGAGCCCAAAGCGCTTCCCGTACCCGTGGGCCCATTCAAAGTTGTCCGTCGGCGACCAGTGATAGTAGCCGCGCACATCCACGCCGTCGGCAATGGCACGGTGAACCTGGGCGAGGTGCTGGCGGAGATAGTCGATGCGGCGTGGGTCGCGGATCTGTCCATCGAAATCCGGCTCGTCCGCCACCGGGATACCGTTCTCGGTGACAATCAGATAAGGCGGATGGTAATCCTTCCAGACGCGGGTGAGGATCTCGTAAATGCCCTCCGGGTAGATCTCCCACATCTGAGAGTACTCCCTGCCAGCAGGGTGTGTCTCCACTGCTTCAATCAAGGGAAAATCGGGATCGCGCCTGGCCACGGTCCGACTGTAATAGTTGATGCCCAGCCAATCAATGGGAGCGGAGATGGTCTTCATGTCCTCCTCTGCGGCTGGAGTCAGCACTGCCTGAAGCAGCTCGACCATATCCTCCGGATAGGTACCGCGGAATAGCGGATCGAGGAACCAGCGATTGAGCACCCCATCGAAACGCTGCGCAGCCTCCCGGTCCGCTTCCGAGTCGGTCTCGGGATGTACCGGGTTCAGGTTCAAGGCCAGGCCGATTGACGGCTTGCGCCGGCAGGTAGCGCGCAGAGCCTCC comes from the Chloroflexi bacterium ADurb.Bin180 genome and includes:
- the bglA_1 gene encoding Beta-glucosidase A, which translates into the protein MDRGELLTFPASFQWGVASSAYQIEGAVDEGGRGPSIWDTFCHSPGKTARGETGDVAADHYHRWEEDIRLLSQLGVQVYRFSVAWPRVQPTGRGKVNEQGLDFYDRLVDALVARNIVPCLTLYHWDLPQALQDAGGWPSRDTARYFADYAAIVAGRLGDRVTHWITHNEPWVAAFAGHFTGEHAPGIQDPVAAFQTAHHLLLSHGLATEALRATCRRKPSIGLALNLNPVHPETDSEADREAAQRFDGVLNRWFLDPLFRGTYPEDMVELLQAVLTPAAEEDMKTISAPIDWLGINYYSRTVARRDPDFPLIEAVETHPAGREYSQMWEIYPEGIYEILTRVWKDYHPPYLIVTENGIPVADEPDFDGQIRDPRRIDYLRQHLAQVHRAIADGVDVRGYYHWSPTDNFEWAHGYGKRFGLIYIDWATQQRTVKESGWWFRRVIEANGVEL
- a CDS encoding META domain protein; amino-acid sequence: MEKKRRYLLFLRGLLLLTIIACRREAPSDPLKGTLWVVTECLGQKAVAGTRLTLSFENGQVRGSSGCNTYFGSYSVSGSRIDVAQLAATKMACQEPGVMKQQGAFLATLAEVKTYRLEEDRLELVRTDGQTIVLERGDRAE